The following proteins come from a genomic window of Anabas testudineus chromosome 3, fAnaTes1.2, whole genome shotgun sequence:
- the LOC113174866 gene encoding serine protease 23: MRSRAALTRFTSFLFLFFLPSVFSSSSSSHPQWILQRVPVVLPQQIEERPAPDFVSPVHLYVTSPCDPECHKSAPRPSYWDLRRLLSYETLHSDGQLTETAIGIYGYNPNSNTSPASSSGSSVKAERSRVRRKRQIFGHDGRFSIAGQNFLLKYPFSVAVKLSTGCSGTLVGNRHVLTAAHCVHDGKNYVKGAQKLRVGFLKPKQRNMPMSNHVRHVSAPYAPPTNDKMKFQWIRVKRTHVPKGWIKGNANDIGMDYDYALLELKKPHKRRHMKIGVSPSAQRLPGQRVHFSGFDNDRPGQLVYRFCRAGEETSDLLYQHCDAQPGASGSGVYARMWDGQRQRWERKVIGVFSGHQWVERQGASQEFNVAVRITPLKYAQICYWIKGNFLDCREG; encoded by the exons ATGCGCTCCCGGGCTGCTCTCACCCG GTTCActtctttcctgtttctcttcttccttccctctgtgttctcctcatcttcctcctcccacCCTCAGTGGATTCTCCAGCGCGTCCCTGTGGTCCTACCGCAGCAAATAGAGGAACGACCTGCCCCTGACTTTGTGTCTCCAGTCCATCTGTATGTCACCTCCCCCTGTGACCCAGAATGCCACAAGAGCGCTCCGCGTCCAAGCTACTGGGACCTGCGGCGTCTTCTGTCTTATGAGACTCTCCACTCTGATGGTCAACTAACTGAGACTGCCATTGGGATTTATGGGTACAACCCCAATTCTAACACCAGTCCGGCCTCCTCCTCAGGGTCGTCTGTGAAGGCTGAGAGGTCACGCGTCAGGAGAAAGCGACAGATCTTCGGCCATGATGGGCGTTTTAGCATTGCCGGGCAGAACTTCCTGCTTAAATATCCATTTTCAGTGGCTGTCAAACTGTCCACTGGGTGTTCTGGTACACTAGTGGGGAATCGTCACGTTCTAACAGCTGCTCATTGTGTTCACGATGGAAAAAACTACGTGAAAGGAGCTCAGAAACTCAGAGTGGGCTTTTTAAAACCCAAACAACGAAACATGCCCATGTCCAACCATGTTAGACATGTCTCTGCACCTTATGCGCCACCAACCAATGATAAAATGAAGTTCCAATGGATCAGAGTCAAACGCACTCATGTTCCAAAGGGGTGGATTAAAGGGAACGCCAATGACATAGGGATGGACTATGATTATGCTTTGCTTGAACTCAAGAAACCCCACAAACGCAGACACATGAAGATAGGAGTCAGCCCCTCAGCTCAGCGGCTGCCTGGTCAACGGGTTCATTTCTCAGGATTTGATAATGACCGGCCAGGTCAGCTGGTGTATCGGTTCTGTCGCGCCGGCGAGGAGACATCAGACCTGCTGTACCAGCACTGTGATGCTCAACCTGGGGCCAGTGGCTCAGGAGTGTACGCCCGCATGTGGGATGGCCAGCGTCAGCGTTGGGAGCGGAAGGTGATTGGCGTGTTTTCTGGGCATCAGTGGGTAGAGCGCCAAGGGGCGTCTCAGGAATTCAATGTAGCCGTGAGAATAACGCCTCTCAAATACGCTCAGATCTGCTACTGGATAAAAGGAAATTTTTTGGACTGCCGAGAGGGGTGA
- the tmem39a gene encoding transmembrane protein 39A, with amino-acid sequence MPGGRRGPSRQQLSRSALPSLQTLVGGNLGNGTSLRNRSSNSVGLSAPPLSAFITPEPVRHSRIPELPLDSSLLFEFLLFLYLLVALFVQYINIYRTVWWYPYSHPATSTSLNFHLMDYHLVIFITVMLARRLVWTIVSEVSQSSSGSLLRYVVLITARLCLLTLCGWVLCWTLVNLCKNHSVLNLLFLGYPFGVYVPLCCFHQEGGKSQTASADCNYPADHQQTDLTESPFFRPRDFLFLLRENLREQFSSPPHMPTHTCPPHTHSHTPELIRAEVEELKSDFNRRIKEVLFNSLFSAYYVAFLPLCFVKSTQYYDMRWSCEHLIMVWINAFVMLMSQLLPPSYCDLLHRSAAHLGRWQKLEHGSYSNAPQHVWSESTIWPQGVLVRHSRCLYKAVGPYNVALPSDVSHARFYFLFHKPLRILNLLIWIESSVILYQLYSLLRSERWNHTLSLGLILFCNYYVLFKLLRDRIVLGKAYAYPLPSNSLGLKSQ; translated from the exons ATGCCGGGAGGTCGCAGGGgtcccagcagacagcagctaaGTCGCTCTGCTCTGCCGTCCCTGCAGACTCTGGTTGGAGGCAACCTCGGCAATGGTACGAGCCTCAGGAACAG gaGCAGTAACTCTGTGGGTCTGTCTGCCCCGCCTCTCTCAGCCTTCATTACACCGGAGCCTGTCCGCCACTCGAGGATCCCCGAGCTGCCATTGGACAGCAGCCTGCTGTTTGAATTcctgctttttctttatttgctggTGGCCTTGTTTGTCCAGTACATCAACATCTACAGGACAGTCTGGTGGTACCCATACAGCCACCCTGCTACCTCTACCTCACTT AACTTTCATCTAATGGACTACCACCTGGTTATCTTCATCACAGTTATGTTGGCCAGGAGGCTTGTTTGGACTATAGTTTCTGAG GTGTCTCAGAGCAGCAGTGGATCACTGCTCCGCTATGTGGTTCTCATCACAGCTCGACTCTGCCTGCTGACCTTGTGTGGTTGGGTGCTCTGCTGGACATTAGTCAACCTCTGCAAGAACCACTCTGTGCTCAACCTCCTCTTCCTGGGATACCC ATTTGGCGTGTATGTCCCGCTCTGCTGTTTCCATCAGGAGGGAGGGAAAAGCCAAACAGCATCAGCTGACTGCAATTACCCAGCCGATCACCAGCAGACCGACCTCACAGAGTCCCCGTTCTTTCGACCACGTGACTTTCTCTTCTTGTTACGAGAGAACCTAAGAGAGCAGTTCTCCAGCCCCCCACACATGCCCACTCACACGtgcccaccacacacacactctcacacaccaGAGTTAATTCGAGCTGAGGTGGAGGAGCTAAAGAGCGACTTCAATCGACGAATCAAGGAGGTGCTGTTCAACTCGTTGTTCAGTGCTTACTATGTTGCcttcctgcctctctgtttTGTAAAG AGCACGCAGTACTATGACATGCGCTGGTCATGTGAGCACCTGATCATGGTGTGGATCAATGCATTTGTGATGCTGATGAGTCAGCTGCTGCCCCCCAGCTACTGTGACCTGCTTCATCGCTCGGCAGCTCACCTGGGCCGCTGGCAGAAACTGGAGCATGGCTCATATAGCAACGCACCTCAGCATGT GTGGTCAGAAAGCACTATTTGGCCTCAGGGGGTTTTGGTACGACACAGTCGATGTCTGTATAAGGCAGTTGGACCCTATAATGTCGCTCTGCCCTCTGACGTTTCCCATGCAAGGTTTTAT TTCCTGTTCCACAAGCCATTGCGGATCCTGAACCTGCTGATCTGGATTGAGTCGAGTGTGATTTTATACCAGTTATACTCTCTGCTGCGCTCTGAACGCTGGAACCACACTCTGTCTCTGGGTCTCATTCTCTTCTGTAACTACTATGTCCTTTTTAAACTGCTCAGAGACCGCATTGTGCTGGGCAAAGCCTACGCCTACCCTCTGCCCTCCAACAGTTTGGGGCTCAAGTCACAGTAA
- the LOC113174900 gene encoding immunoglobulin-like domain-containing receptor 1, producing MRGLLVASLLSSLLKVYLCVQVTVPYNERSTMMFSSVTLRCDYSTSAPSQNVLVTWTYKSFCLDPVLSYYSTAYQSALQLGQDPSNNCQDSQRTVRTVIQKQGSSAPILGTEYSQRKITIQNLADLVISEVMWWDNGVYVCSVNAAGDTSGDPDQDVKLIVYNWLTALLIIIGALLLLILCFICCCQCCPQCCCCYVRCPCCPQQCCCPEKAVMQHRMMKEAQRAMAPWLGGQPLYAPMSHASSQANPLLYSGSVSGKNIPLQPMPLPPPHSAAYSMPPPSVYGNPTPAGNNHMLDYLENQVKGIDMTSPLVPLQAQPPPVHHMQQMPPPGNYRPVNVPFSHGPPSMISALDDAPTERRVITLPPIREQQQGRMAPPAPKTRPPSSSESSRSGFGRPHERGASGRHYPSTTRSRDMSRSYSQDSLDGRSRSGLQVGMDRPRSRSRDDLMESRSRANYSPPASRQSRRGSWSSDDEGSRRGGRRGGGGWADNTSNYIEYEPGQKPGSRRNGRYSEKSSRSIVI from the exons TGTACCTGTGCGTCCAGGTGACTGTTCCTTACAATGAGCGCAGCACAATGATGTTTTCCTCAGTGACCCTCCGCTGTGACTACTCCACATCTGCACCCTCCCAAAATGTTCTGGTTACCTGGACGTACAAGTCCTTCTGCCTGGACCCTGTTCTGAGTTACTACTCCACAG CGTACCAGTCTGCACTACAGTTAGGACAGGATCCAAGCAATAATTGTCAAGATTCCCAGCGGACTGTGCGCACTGTCATTCAGAAACAAGGAAGCAGTGCACCAATACTGGGAACAGAATACAGCCAACGCAAGATCACCATCCAAAATC tggcTGACCTGGTGATCAGTGAGGTCATGTGGTGGGATAACGGAGTGTACGTCTGCAGTGTCAATGCTGCTGGAGACACATCTGGAGACCCTGACCAAGATGTCAAACTCATTGTCTACa atTGGTTAACAGCATTATTGATCATCATCGGAGCTTTACTTCTCCTAATCCTCTGTTTTATCTGCTGCTGCCAGTGCTGtcctcagtgctgctgctgctacgtTCGCTGTCCCTGCTGCCCACAGCAATGCTGCTGTCCTGAAAAAG CTGTGATGCAACATCGCATGATGAAGGAGGCCCAGAGGGCTATGGCTCCCTGGTTAGGAGGACAACCATTATATGCACCAATGAGCCATGCCTCGTCCCAGGCAAACCCACTGCTCTACTCAG gATCTGTTTCAGGGAAGAACATCCCTCTGCAGCCCAtgcctctgcctcctcctcactctGCAGCTTACAGCATGCCCCCTCCCAGTGTTTACGGCAACCCCACTCCTGCTGGCAACAATCATATGCTTGATTACCTGGAGAACCAGGTGAAGGGGATCGACATGACCAGTCCTCTGGTGCCTCTACAG GCGCAGCCACCTCCAGTCCACCACATGCAGCAGATGCCGCCTCCTGGCAACTACAGGCCTGTCAATGTTCCTTTTTCCCATGGCCCTCCCAGCATGATCTCTGCCCTTGATGATGCTCCAACAGAGCGCCGTGTCATTACACTTCCACCAataagggagcagcagcagggcagAATGGCACCCCCTGCACCCAAGACTCGCCCGCCAAGCTCCAGTGAGAGCAGCCGTAGCGGCTTTGGCCGTCCTCATGAGCGAGGAGCATCAGGCAGGCATTACCCCTCAACCACTAGATCTAGAGATATGTCACGGAGCTACAGCCAGGACTCACTGGATGGGCGCAGTCGCAGTGGGTTACAGGTAGGCATGGACCGTCCCCGCTCCCGTTCCAGGGATGATCTGATGGAAAGCAGGTCCAGAGCAAACTATTCTCCCCCTGCATCACGCCAATCAAGGCGAGGGTCCTGGAGCTCAGATGATGAGggaagcaggagaggaggaagaagaggaggtggaggctggGCTGACAACACCTCCAATTACATCGAATATGAGCCTGGACAGAAACCAGGATCACGGAGGAATGGCCGCTACTCT GAGAAGAGTTCTCGCAGCATCGTCATCTGA